The following proteins are encoded in a genomic region of bacterium:
- a CDS encoding FAD:protein FMN transferase, with product MIRRSLFAFFSFLFISCSQEKMHQETRFPMHSYLTLKIWGNEETLLDKAAKESFEEADRIDSILDVFNTTSLVWRLNNEGTLVSSELREILTKGLDVSKLTNGAFDPTILPLMELWGFMDSSSKTRTVPDSSLVLRTISAVDYRKVIIRGDTISLGKNSSDNSQLMLDLSGVAQGYAVDRIVDILKSMGIKKALIDMSGDIYCFGPKKGGWSIGIRNPRGDGLLGIVELDSGAIATSGDYENYFEAEGVRYHHIMDPATGYPVRNVVSSTVIAKTAIEADIWSTTLFVLGEKGLGLLDSMQSVQGMIVLENGKVLKTKGFPEIKKP from the coding sequence ATGATACGAAGAAGCTTATTCGCGTTTTTTTCATTCCTGTTCATCTCCTGTTCGCAGGAAAAGATGCACCAAGAAACAAGATTTCCAATGCATTCATATCTTACGCTTAAGATCTGGGGGAATGAAGAAACACTTCTCGACAAAGCTGCAAAAGAGTCTTTTGAAGAAGCGGATAGAATCGACAGCATCCTGGATGTGTTCAATACGACAAGTTTGGTCTGGAGACTGAATAACGAAGGAACGCTTGTCTCATCTGAATTGCGGGAAATCCTTACGAAAGGTCTTGATGTTTCCAAACTTACCAATGGAGCTTTCGACCCGACGATATTGCCGCTCATGGAATTATGGGGTTTCATGGATTCTTCCAGTAAGACACGTACAGTTCCTGATTCCAGCCTTGTCTTAAGAACAATTTCTGCAGTTGATTACAGAAAAGTAATTATCCGCGGTGACACTATAAGCCTTGGTAAGAACAGCAGTGATAACTCACAATTAATGCTCGATCTTTCCGGAGTCGCCCAGGGGTATGCGGTTGATCGAATAGTTGATATTCTAAAGTCTATGGGGATAAAGAAGGCCCTTATCGACATGAGCGGAGACATTTACTGTTTTGGTCCAAAAAAGGGAGGCTGGAGCATCGGAATACGGAACCCAAGAGGCGATGGGCTCTTAGGTATAGTTGAACTGGATTCCGGAGCTATTGCGACTTCTGGAGACTACGAAAATTATTTTGAGGCGGAAGGTGTACGTTATCATCATATAATGGACCCCGCTACGGGTTATCCTGTAAGAAATGTAGTATCATCAACCGTAATTGCAAAAACGGCAATAGAAGCCGATATATGGTCCACCACCCTTTTCGTTCTTGGTGAAAAAGGGCTAGGCCTGCTGGAT